A single region of the Salipaludibacillus sp. LMS25 genome encodes:
- a CDS encoding flagellar protein FlgN: protein MVEQLIQILQAMTVVHERFNEQAIRKEAVIKKGNIDALEKIMKEESPFIQKLRKLENARQTVIHQWMEEKNIRKEEVTMVQLLPLFPESEREQLQYWQQKLMTEIHTLKHQNDLNHQLLEDSLRFVNFSIDVMSPQTPFSSYSPDGRNEDLEDMEGNGPSLFDSKA, encoded by the coding sequence GTGGTTGAGCAGCTAATACAAATTTTACAGGCGATGACTGTCGTACATGAACGATTTAATGAGCAAGCTATCAGAAAAGAAGCCGTTATTAAAAAAGGAAATATAGATGCCCTCGAAAAAATCATGAAAGAAGAGTCGCCGTTTATTCAAAAACTACGTAAGCTTGAAAATGCAAGACAGACAGTAATTCATCAATGGATGGAAGAGAAAAATATCCGTAAAGAAGAAGTCACGATGGTACAACTTCTGCCGTTGTTTCCTGAATCTGAACGCGAACAGCTACAATACTGGCAGCAAAAGCTCATGACGGAAATCCATACGTTAAAACACCAAAATGACCTCAATCACCAATTGTTAGAGGATTCCTTACGCTTTGTGAATTTTTCAATCGATGTCATGTCTCCACAAACACCATTTTCTAGCTACTCACCCGACGGTAGAAATGAAGACTTGGAGGATATGGAAGGCAATGGCCCATCCTTGTTTGATTCAAAAGCTTAA
- the flgM gene encoding flagellar biosynthesis anti-sigma factor FlgM — translation MKINPAHSIQQYRKLQETQQKVDQNKINQSDKVQISEAAKKMAEGSEISPERQERVNEVKQQIENGTYKVNHQEVARKLYEFWDL, via the coding sequence ATGAAAATTAATCCAGCACATTCAATACAACAATACCGAAAGTTACAAGAAACACAGCAAAAAGTTGATCAAAATAAAATCAACCAATCTGATAAAGTCCAAATTTCGGAGGCAGCGAAAAAAATGGCTGAAGGAAGTGAGATATCACCGGAGCGTCAAGAACGAGTCAATGAAGTCAAACAACAGATTGAAAATGGCACCTATAAAGTGAACCATCAAGAAGTTGCCAGGAAACTTTATGAATTTTGGGACCTTTAA
- a CDS encoding TIGR03826 family flagellar region protein gives MPELQNCPSCDKLFVKALRPVCDACAREVEEKFETVYTFIRKRENRRASIDEVHKATEVEIELIMQFVREGRLHMSQFPNLTYPCEKCGVKIREGRLCAQCRDEINEGLQAGEKQKAFEERKRERERARYQTYSTLGDKVRREK, from the coding sequence ATGCCTGAATTACAAAATTGTCCAAGTTGTGATAAATTGTTTGTGAAAGCCTTACGACCAGTATGTGATGCATGTGCTCGAGAAGTGGAAGAGAAATTTGAGACCGTCTACACATTCATTAGAAAAAGAGAAAACCGACGAGCATCGATTGACGAAGTGCATAAAGCAACCGAGGTTGAAATAGAACTCATTATGCAGTTTGTGCGTGAAGGTAGACTTCATATGTCACAGTTTCCGAACCTTACGTATCCTTGTGAAAAATGCGGGGTGAAAATTCGTGAAGGGCGTTTATGTGCTCAGTGTCGGGATGAGATAAACGAAGGGCTTCAGGCAGGAGAAAAACAAAAAGCTTTTGAAGAAAGGAAAAGAGAGCGGGAGCGGGCACGTTATCAAACCTATAGCACGCTTGGAGACAAAGTCAGACGAGAAAAATAA
- a CDS encoding ComF family protein, with product MDTSLNGSGRCLYCHNVFSPEISWQSFIGIGKKKLLCTICESKLEPINMICCNMCGRPIKRKEEISEATNSKDKHNLTTGAKRRPLMASPSPTATIKLPPLFIKSPCHLCFDCQLWKTAPFSSKYPVQHRSLYTYNLFMQELLTKFKYRGDAKLADLFTDELKALTTSIGRIDCVTVIPLTEERLWERGFNQSALLAQAFPWEQLLQRKGSAGKQSKRGRKSRLAVFHDRIFELTKEARERVWKDKCILIIDDIYTTGATIRTAAELFYRKGAADVFSVTVARAVGQFKK from the coding sequence ATGGATACTAGTTTAAATGGAAGTGGTCGATGCCTTTATTGTCATAATGTATTCAGCCCGGAGATAAGCTGGCAATCCTTCATCGGGATCGGGAAGAAGAAGCTTCTATGCACCATTTGTGAAAGCAAGCTCGAGCCTATAAACATGATTTGTTGTAATATGTGTGGACGACCAATTAAACGGAAGGAAGAAATAAGTGAAGCTACTAACTCCAAAGATAAACACAACCTAACGACAGGAGCAAAAAGACGCCCATTAATGGCGTCTCCTTCTCCTACTGCTACGATTAAATTACCTCCTTTGTTTATTAAGAGTCCATGTCACTTATGCTTTGATTGTCAGTTGTGGAAAACCGCACCATTTTCTTCCAAATACCCTGTTCAACACAGATCTCTCTATACGTATAACTTATTTATGCAAGAACTCCTAACTAAGTTTAAATATCGAGGGGATGCTAAGCTTGCCGATCTATTTACTGATGAACTGAAAGCACTCACAACGTCAATTGGACGAATTGATTGTGTCACAGTCATCCCCTTAACAGAAGAGCGTCTTTGGGAAAGGGGCTTTAATCAGAGTGCTTTATTAGCTCAAGCCTTTCCTTGGGAACAGCTGCTTCAGCGTAAAGGATCAGCTGGAAAGCAAAGTAAGCGGGGACGAAAAAGTAGGCTTGCTGTATTTCATGATCGTATATTTGAATTGACAAAAGAAGCTAGGGAAAGAGTATGGAAAGATAAGTGTATTCTTATTATCGACGATATTTATACGACAGGTGCTACAATTCGGACAGCAGCCGAGCTTTTTTATAGAAAAGGGGCAGCAGACGTATTTAGCGTGACAGTGGCAAGAGCTGTTGGGCAATTTAAAAAATAA
- a CDS encoding DEAD/DEAH box helicase, which produces MRFYAVTNWAHMNHPLLPNKRFSIETVKRWLVPESLVSSTECISSSSLIRLSDYPSDRWYFPEKDRAYVPSDSLKQLLLGRLLLLDEVTKKVPLETVHKHAVHGYVQYEQALNLTMSSPICRRCGNEEGALFASHRCSRCKSTCYYCRACIMMGKVTTCASFISWHGEQVKNDIPHYLAWEGKLTNEQAKASHFLIDQFNKRHQLAECLIWAVCGAGKTEMLFPVIERALKAQSPILIATPRTDVVLELIPRLKAAFPNTDVNGFYGGLSEEVRYAQSHIYVATTHQVLRFSRFFPLVIIDEVDAFPYTHDKKLQFAIERARANCSLTIYLTATPSKAFKKRVKNRVLPFVKVTKRYHGHPLPEPQFIWVGNWRKKLAKNALPSSLASWLSKHLSRQKQILLFFPTVNVMKTAEKLIKTALKEQKIETVHAEDAERREKVALFRQGGTRLLLTTTILERGITIKDIQVAVLGAEDTIFTEEALVQIAGRAGRSPVAPAGDVRYFHYGKTDAMVEAANHIKRMNDTLSHS; this is translated from the coding sequence ATGAGATTTTATGCGGTGACTAATTGGGCTCACATGAACCATCCTCTTTTGCCGAATAAACGGTTTTCTATAGAAACAGTTAAACGATGGCTTGTACCTGAAAGCCTAGTATCATCAACAGAGTGTATAAGCTCATCTTCACTCATTCGTCTTTCCGATTATCCATCTGATAGATGGTATTTCCCGGAAAAGGATAGGGCCTATGTGCCATCTGATTCATTAAAGCAACTATTATTAGGTCGTCTGCTACTTTTAGATGAAGTGACCAAAAAAGTCCCGTTGGAAACTGTACATAAGCATGCTGTACATGGTTATGTACAATATGAGCAAGCTTTGAACTTAACAATGTCTTCTCCTATATGTCGACGATGTGGGAATGAGGAGGGAGCTTTATTCGCTTCTCATCGTTGCAGTAGGTGCAAGTCCACATGTTATTACTGTCGTGCCTGTATTATGATGGGAAAAGTGACAACGTGCGCCTCTTTCATTAGTTGGCATGGTGAACAAGTGAAGAATGACATACCTCACTACTTGGCATGGGAAGGGAAATTGACTAACGAACAGGCAAAAGCATCTCACTTCTTAATTGACCAATTTAACAAACGCCACCAACTAGCTGAATGTCTTATTTGGGCTGTCTGCGGTGCTGGAAAAACTGAAATGCTGTTTCCTGTCATAGAACGCGCTTTAAAGGCTCAGAGCCCCATTCTCATTGCAACGCCTCGGACAGATGTGGTGTTGGAATTAATTCCTCGATTGAAAGCTGCTTTTCCTAATACGGATGTCAACGGTTTTTATGGTGGGTTAAGTGAAGAGGTGCGTTATGCTCAAAGTCATATTTATGTGGCTACCACACATCAAGTTCTTCGATTTTCACGATTTTTCCCCCTTGTTATTATTGATGAAGTAGATGCTTTTCCTTATACACACGATAAAAAGTTGCAATTTGCTATTGAGCGTGCAAGAGCCAATTGCAGTCTTACCATCTACCTTACCGCCACTCCGTCTAAAGCGTTTAAGAAAAGAGTAAAGAATAGAGTACTACCTTTTGTGAAAGTGACGAAACGCTATCATGGTCATCCGTTGCCAGAGCCTCAATTTATTTGGGTAGGTAATTGGCGGAAAAAACTGGCGAAAAATGCCCTTCCTTCTTCCCTGGCGTCCTGGCTCTCTAAACACTTATCTCGCCAGAAACAAATTTTATTATTTTTTCCCACGGTAAATGTGATGAAAACAGCTGAAAAACTCATTAAAACAGCTCTCAAGGAACAAAAAATTGAGACTGTCCACGCTGAAGATGCGGAACGACGTGAGAAAGTAGCTCTTTTTAGACAAGGGGGCACACGGCTACTATTGACAACGACTATACTTGAACGAGGGATCACTATTAAGGATATACAAGTAGCAGTCCTAGGTGCTGAAGATACGATCTTTACTGAGGAGGCGCTAGTTCAGATTGCAGGTAGAGCTGGACGCAGTCCTGTTGCTCCAGCAGGAGATGTTCGCTATTTTCATTATGGAAAAACAGACGCAATGGTAGAGGCGGCCAACCATATAAAACGAATGAATGACACTTTATCCCACTCTTAA
- a CDS encoding DegV family protein, which translates to MQIQTEEVRIFMNHIAIVTDSTAYIPQDLREQYGITMVPLNVIFGETVFKEEEDLTTETFYQKMRQVEELPTTSQPSIGLFEKTFHHLAKDHDEIIVITLSSGISGTYQTAVAAGNMTDGVTVHVVDSEVSCMVQGSFVLAAAKMARNGIASDTILAQLESMKKKSRAYFMADDLSHLHRGGRLNGAQLVVGSLLQIKPVLHFDNKVIVPYEKVRTAKKALAKIFSLLDEDAKDGTPLDISVIHANRPEKAEEIAAELKAKYPATNVHISYFGPVIGTHLGEGSLGIGWVASITPQ; encoded by the coding sequence ATGCAAATACAGACGGAAGAAGTGAGAATCTTTATGAATCATATTGCAATAGTAACTGACAGTACGGCATATATTCCACAAGATTTACGTGAACAATACGGTATCACGATGGTACCTCTTAATGTCATTTTCGGAGAAACAGTATTTAAAGAAGAAGAAGATTTAACGACAGAAACCTTTTATCAAAAAATGAGACAAGTTGAAGAACTACCAACCACATCCCAGCCTTCAATCGGTCTTTTTGAAAAAACGTTTCATCACCTTGCCAAAGATCATGATGAAATCATCGTCATTACACTATCAAGTGGTATTAGTGGCACTTACCAGACAGCGGTTGCGGCAGGCAATATGACAGATGGTGTCACTGTGCATGTCGTTGATTCAGAAGTCAGTTGTATGGTACAAGGGTCATTTGTATTAGCCGCTGCGAAGATGGCGCGTAATGGGATTGCTTCAGATACTATTTTAGCTCAACTGGAAAGTATGAAAAAGAAGAGTCGCGCGTATTTTATGGCAGATGATCTCAGTCACCTTCATCGAGGCGGAAGGTTAAACGGTGCTCAGCTCGTCGTAGGGAGCTTGTTGCAAATAAAGCCAGTCCTTCATTTTGACAACAAAGTGATTGTGCCTTATGAAAAAGTCAGAACAGCCAAAAAAGCATTAGCCAAAATCTTCTCATTACTTGATGAAGATGCGAAGGATGGGACACCTTTAGATATTAGTGTTATCCATGCTAACCGACCAGAAAAAGCAGAAGAAATAGCGGCAGAATTAAAAGCGAAATACCCAGCAACAAATGTCCACATTAGCTATTTTGGCCCAGTCATCGGGACACATCTAGGTGAAGGAAGCCTTGGCATCGGATGGGTGGCCTCCATTACTCCTCAATAA
- a CDS encoding response regulator transcription factor, whose protein sequence is MERENQLRIVLIDDHQLFREGVKRILSMEPNFEVAAEGNDGEDVINLVRQTRPDVVLMDINMPNVNGMEATKNLVETFPDVKVLILSIHDDETYVTHVLKTGASGYLLKEMDTEALIEAVKVVGDGGAYIHPKVTHNLINEYRRLASDNGTETEIGFREVEYRRPLHLLTRRECEVLQLMTDGKSNRAIGEALYISEKTVKNHVSNILQKMNMNDRTQAVVEAIKNGWVKVN, encoded by the coding sequence ATGGAAAGAGAAAATCAACTACGCATTGTACTCATCGACGATCATCAATTATTCCGTGAAGGAGTTAAACGAATCTTAAGCATGGAACCTAATTTTGAGGTTGCGGCAGAAGGTAACGATGGAGAAGATGTTATAAATCTCGTAAGACAAACACGCCCGGATGTTGTGTTAATGGATATTAACATGCCGAATGTAAATGGTATGGAAGCTACTAAAAATCTTGTCGAAACTTTTCCTGATGTTAAAGTTCTTATCCTTTCTATTCATGACGACGAAACGTATGTGACACATGTCTTAAAGACAGGAGCATCTGGTTACCTTCTTAAAGAGATGGACACCGAAGCCCTCATTGAAGCAGTGAAAGTTGTAGGGGATGGTGGGGCGTATATTCATCCTAAAGTGACTCACAATCTAATTAATGAATATAGACGTTTAGCTTCTGATAACGGCACTGAAACGGAAATTGGCTTTAGAGAAGTTGAGTACCGTAGACCTCTTCACCTTCTTACTCGTCGCGAGTGTGAAGTTTTACAGCTCATGACAGATGGAAAAAGTAATCGGGCTATCGGAGAAGCGTTATATATTAGTGAAAAAACGGTTAAAAACCATGTAAGTAACATTTTGCAAAAAATGAATATGAACGATAGAACACAAGCGGTTGTTGAAGCGATTAAAAATGGCTGGGTAAAAGTGAATTAA
- a CDS encoding sensor histidine kinase — protein MSSVRSIEAILEKMMDMVGSSKVEIFEIGEESRHEYQTLKKELSQIQEKVVQLIEQSEKTELHSRFARNRLAEVSKHFASYSDEEVREAYEQANDYQVKLALLHQEEKQLRDRRDHIERRLMKLGETMERADHLINQINVVINYLTGDLQQVSDIIADAEEMQQFGLKIIQAQEEERKKISREIHDGPAQTMANVMLRSELVEKVLDQHGVEKARVEIHDLRRMVKNSLSEVRRIIYDLRPMTLDDLGLVPTLTKYLRNAEEHTGVSITFQRIGKEQRLPSEMEVAIFRFIQEAVQNACKHAEATEIIVKMEMKKDIVNAVIKDNGKGFDPAVKKEGSFGLVGMKERINMLDGRLSIDSKPGKGTLIMVQVPVKPPTNNQVAEV, from the coding sequence ATGAGTTCCGTTCGTTCAATAGAAGCTATTTTAGAAAAAATGATGGATATGGTCGGAAGCAGCAAAGTAGAAATATTTGAAATAGGAGAAGAATCTCGTCATGAATATCAGACATTAAAAAAGGAATTATCACAAATTCAAGAAAAAGTTGTGCAGTTAATTGAACAATCTGAGAAAACAGAACTTCATTCACGATTTGCAAGAAATCGGCTGGCAGAAGTGAGTAAGCATTTTGCCAGTTACAGTGATGAAGAGGTTCGGGAAGCTTATGAGCAAGCCAATGATTATCAAGTGAAACTAGCTCTTTTGCACCAAGAAGAAAAACAATTACGTGATCGAAGAGATCATATAGAGCGTCGACTCATGAAACTTGGAGAGACGATGGAGCGGGCCGATCACTTAATTAATCAAATTAATGTTGTGATCAATTACTTAACCGGAGATTTGCAACAAGTATCAGATATTATAGCTGATGCTGAAGAAATGCAGCAATTCGGATTGAAAATTATTCAAGCGCAAGAGGAAGAACGCAAAAAAATCTCTCGTGAAATCCATGACGGTCCAGCACAAACGATGGCGAATGTCATGCTTAGATCTGAGCTCGTTGAAAAAGTCCTCGATCAGCACGGGGTTGAAAAAGCTAGAGTAGAAATTCATGATTTAAGACGGATGGTTAAAAACTCATTGAGTGAAGTTCGGAGAATTATTTATGACCTTCGACCGATGACATTAGATGATCTCGGGCTTGTACCGACGCTAACCAAGTATTTAAGAAATGCAGAAGAGCATACAGGTGTGTCAATTACATTCCAAAGGATAGGAAAAGAGCAACGTCTTCCTTCGGAAATGGAAGTGGCCATTTTCCGTTTTATACAAGAAGCGGTTCAAAATGCTTGTAAACATGCAGAGGCAACAGAGATAATCGTGAAGATGGAAATGAAAAAAGACATCGTGAATGCTGTTATTAAAGATAATGGTAAAGGGTTTGATCCTGCTGTAAAAAAAGAAGGCAGCTTTGGACTTGTTGGCATGAAAGAACGAATTAATATGCTAGATGGGCGCCTGAGTATTGACTCTAAACCGGGGAAAGGCACGCTTATTATGGTACAAGTACCGGTTAAACCGCCGACTAATAATCAAGTTGCAGAAGTATAA
- a CDS encoding YigZ family protein gives MLSTYFTVKNSGEHEIVIQKSRFIAHVLHVTSEEEAQAFIASVKKEHWNATHNCSCYMIGEHDLIQKANDDGEPSGTAGVPMLEVLKKQHLKDTAVVVTRYFGGIKLGAGGLIRAYSQATSEGLRAAGIVKRQLMTIFKVTIDYTLLGKVENEVRASSYLLHDSDYMEKVTLWLYVRAKEEANFEAWMTDLTHGKAHIQREGCDYIEEDV, from the coding sequence ATGCTTTCGACTTATTTTACTGTTAAAAATTCTGGGGAACATGAAATCGTCATCCAAAAGTCACGGTTTATTGCCCACGTGCTACATGTTACTTCTGAAGAAGAAGCTCAAGCATTTATCGCTTCCGTAAAAAAAGAGCATTGGAATGCAACGCATAATTGCTCCTGTTATATGATCGGGGAGCATGATCTTATTCAAAAAGCCAATGATGATGGTGAACCCTCTGGCACAGCTGGTGTACCGATGCTAGAAGTTTTAAAAAAACAACATTTAAAAGACACAGCTGTTGTCGTCACACGTTATTTTGGCGGGATTAAACTAGGTGCCGGAGGACTCATTCGAGCTTATAGTCAGGCAACGAGTGAGGGGTTGCGAGCAGCTGGTATTGTTAAACGACAGCTGATGACGATTTTTAAAGTGACCATCGATTACACACTGCTCGGTAAGGTGGAAAATGAAGTTCGAGCTTCTTCTTACTTACTTCATGATAGTGACTATATGGAGAAAGTAACTCTCTGGCTGTACGTAAGAGCAAAAGAAGAAGCTAATTTTGAGGCGTGGATGACGGATTTAACACACGGGAAAGCCCACATTCAACGAGAGGGCTGCGACTACATTGAAGAGGATGTATGA